One Campylobacter sp. RM16192 genomic region harbors:
- a CDS encoding YopX family protein produces the protein MRELKFRVWNTIDRKMLKWGDIFHLPAWEIFPGTPEQRAFDIMQYTGLRDKNGKEIYEGDIIKKIGDIKTYSIVFDGVLAAYLMDDGTGGYGLNQMLLRDFEVIGNIYENPELLKDKKMKYRKRPVEVEAFRLGCEPMPGWFLNEVKKNNIKTSTFGYTPNESGDSFYRDELQARIKTSEGTMYAEDGDYIIKGIKGEIYPCKPDIFEATYEKVEDSQC, from the coding sequence ATGAGAGAATTAAAATTTAGAGTGTGGAACACAATAGACAGAAAAATGCTTAAGTGGGGCGATATTTTTCACTTGCCAGCTTGGGAAATTTTTCCAGGCACGCCAGAGCAAAGAGCATTTGATATTATGCAATACACAGGGTTAAGAGACAAGAACGGCAAGGAAATTTACGAGGGGGATATTATCAAAAAAATAGGAGACATTAAAACCTACTCTATTGTTTTTGATGGTGTGTTAGCCGCCTATCTCATGGATGACGGCACGGGCGGCTACGGGTTAAATCAAATGCTACTGCGGGATTTTGAGGTTATAGGTAATATCTACGAAAACCCAGAATTATTAAAGGATAAAAAAATGAAATACAGAAAAAGACCAGTAGAGGTAGAGGCTTTTAGGCTGGGTTGTGAGCCTATGCCAGGTTGGTTTTTAAATGAGGTTAAAAAAAACAATATAAAAACTAGTACCTTTGGTTATACACCGAACGAATCCGGGGATTCGTTTTACCGTGATGAACTACAAGCACGAATAAAAACCTCAGAAGGCACAATGTATGCAGAGGACGGAGACTACATTATCAAGGGCATCAAAGGAGAAATTTACCCTTGTAAACCTGATATTTTTGAGGCAACTTATGAGAAAGTTGAGGACAGTCAATGCTAG
- a CDS encoding DNA cytosine methyltransferase — protein sequence MQILDLFSGIGGFSVGFESANYQDYDFTKLPINQKYKSDGFYKTIAFCETDKNCQKVLKKHWANVPIFEDVHTLDKPTLDKLGEIDIITGGFPCQDLSLAGKRVGIQGSRSSLFIEILRIANVTKPKFILFENTPELVRNKQYFKIFTQELRERGYRCRAFLLRADAFGYPHKRQRAYIVAYSDEIGQFCVETLFDCLSNGNTQKPSEEIISIYRRYLWRNKNGYKNNIRDIRNDNGFPENVERVGILGNSVVPEIVARFARFIKYI from the coding sequence ATGCAAATTTTAGATTTATTTAGCGGTATCGGTGGTTTTTCTGTAGGTTTTGAGAGTGCAAACTACCAAGACTATGACTTTACCAAGCTACCTATAAATCAAAAATATAAAAGTGATGGTTTTTATAAAACTATCGCTTTTTGTGAAACAGACAAGAATTGCCAAAAAGTTCTTAAAAAACATTGGGCTAATGTGCCTATTTTTGAGGACGTCCATACTCTTGATAAGCCTACGCTTGATAAGTTGGGAGAAATAGACATAATTACCGGCGGCTTTCCTTGCCAAGACTTAAGCTTAGCCGGCAAAAGAGTAGGCATACAAGGAAGCAGAAGTAGTTTATTTATTGAAATTTTAAGGATAGCAAATGTCACAAAGCCAAAGTTTATTTTGTTTGAGAACACTCCCGAACTTGTCAGAAACAAACAATACTTCAAAATTTTTACGCAAGAGCTTAGGGAGCGTGGATATAGATGTAGAGCTTTTTTACTACGAGCAGATGCCTTTGGATACCCACATAAAAGACAAAGAGCGTATATTGTTGCCTACTCCGACGAAATCGGACAGTTTTGTGTTGAAACGCTTTTCGATTGCCTCTCAAATGGAAACACACAAAAACCATCAGAAGAAATTATTTCCATATATCGTCGATACCTTTGGCGAAACAAAAACGGATATAAAAACAATATCCGAGACATACGAAACGATAATGGGTTTCCCGAAAACGTGGAGCGAGTTGGAATATTAGGCAATAGCGTAGTGCCTGAAATAGTTGCGAGATTTGCAAGGTTTATAAAATACATATAA
- a CDS encoding DUF4406 domain-containing protein yields the protein MKNVKKIYVCSPYTELKEIGDGDVRAAALASMKSASTFYADERVELFSPVLTNMYTCEHLSHDEAMKVCFNQLKSCDEIFISAGGNSMREIMFALGSKGIKMEYEFAKENGIKVSFGDIYFRFIYEKELAYAKA from the coding sequence ATGAAAAACGTTAAAAAGATATATGTTTGCTCGCCGTATACAGAGCTTAAGGAGATAGGAGACGGCGACGTCCGTGCCGCCGCTCTTGCCTCGATGAAAAGTGCTAGCACTTTTTACGCAGATGAGCGCGTGGAGCTTTTTAGCCCAGTACTTACAAATATGTATACCTGCGAGCACTTAAGCCACGACGAGGCTATGAAGGTATGCTTTAATCAGCTTAAAAGTTGCGATGAAATTTTTATCAGCGCAGGCGGTAACTCCATGAGAGAGATAATGTTTGCACTAGGCTCTAAAGGCATAAAGATGGAGTATGAGTTCGCCAAAGAAAACGGCATAAAAGTATCTTTCGGCGATATATATTTTAGATTTATATACGAAAAGGAGTTAGCCTATGCAAAAGCTTGA
- a CDS encoding DUF736 family protein, with protein sequence MNVGYFKRMEYVNENGDKIGYTGGMLNFPFLRPLQVALLRTSKEDKAKNANFPDYQIALQKPKGYEGARQIIGALWHRQSKDGAKNFISGYIESPLIPGYKAYIALFNVGQNAKEDMLYDVVWSAPQTRERQDVPPADANLDASPYAEDDVIPF encoded by the coding sequence ATGAACGTAGGATATTTCAAACGTATGGAGTACGTTAATGAAAACGGCGATAAGATAGGCTATACAGGCGGGATGTTAAATTTCCCGTTTCTTAGACCGCTTCAAGTAGCTCTTTTAAGGACAAGCAAAGAGGATAAAGCCAAAAACGCGAATTTCCCTGATTATCAGATTGCGCTTCAAAAGCCTAAAGGCTACGAAGGCGCTAGGCAGATCATAGGTGCTTTATGGCACAGACAAAGCAAGGATGGGGCTAAAAACTTCATTAGCGGCTATATAGAAAGTCCGCTAATTCCCGGATATAAAGCCTATATCGCGCTTTTTAACGTAGGGCAAAACGCTAAAGAAGACATGCTTTATGATGTAGTTTGGAGCGCTCCGCAGACAAGAGAGCGCCAAGACGTGCCGCCTGCGGATGCAAATTTAGACGCTTCACCTTACGCAGAAGATGATGTTATACCGTTTTAA
- a CDS encoding phage/plasmid primase, P4 family, which translates to MDNIFQTIKQTVSKEQFKDFVTSIYGMEFRGTNAFCPFHDHNRSTPSLGITSNGDGAFFKCFACNTSGDIVKFIELKEQLSPTQAAKKVCDFFNIPNNINVKAMSEEERAAYEAHQKLMREENEARLAKEAAEKEKRVKNLKFRLAKTAPELLLARKNNYDLLKDKIEDLFPAYFSQTFEAYSKELLGYDMEQKSFVVIIRDEKGEPVNFKYRQKFRWDKEAKTLTSERMPGKWIGEADASAYPFPISYFKAHTDDRVIICEGEKDALNLLSFDVNVLTLGGVTASFEPHKELLRDKHVYIWFDHDEAGYKNAIKKFYELKDIAKSVQIVLFYAIAKNLPHNYDISDFIASNMPRLATNPIFDLIAFSCFKPTNAILDEICEYYPEARKEFEAFKQKKIVKYFDEVTNEFLARDENGNYINIFPVKGELDDEYIDSVLDNAKALKKSIGSERYECFKNEYLKNFLVTEVEEERFDRFAKAFDEAFKISSTLRKNYHQTHIIDMVASFESSLYKLGYHLAQYQNELYFWTGTHYARLNLTTLSNFLQNVWMNIAYVDTKKRSVNNSKEIIENLVNKAYVLDHIKRDEQRRIINLLNGTIFISKNGHITFKTHHDIKDGALNILEFKYDKDAKCPKWDKFLKDVMSDEDDIKTLMEFIGYCFLPSHDFESFLFLYGKSGANGKSVILDTIRNFFGEDNVSSLQLQQFEGHQLYGLANKLINIGSEIDKNGTDKGQMANLKALVSTKDSIMINPKNEKPFNLMPNEKPKLAFAGNEKPRQGIDNGVFRRMVLISFDKEVKDSQKIRGLSERFNDEMAGIFNLALSGLKRLITQGKFTRSKRMLAELEEYKDEVNPIRAFVRDAIVADENYMVPNKYLYGVYKSFIEEKGGTPLKEKNFFRALRDECLINNIVISGGQKRLQKCYVGLTNDRPYCTFGIKLNSNLDFDTVNFGGQAVMIESMSIYQANGAKADV; encoded by the coding sequence ATGGATAATATATTTCAGACTATAAAACAAACCGTATCAAAAGAGCAGTTTAAAGATTTTGTTACCTCTATTTACGGCATGGAGTTTAGAGGCACAAATGCTTTTTGCCCTTTTCACGATCATAACCGGTCTACTCCAAGCCTTGGTATTACCTCAAACGGAGACGGAGCCTTTTTTAAATGTTTTGCATGCAATACAAGCGGTGATATAGTTAAATTTATAGAGCTCAAAGAGCAGCTTAGCCCAACACAGGCGGCTAAAAAGGTATGTGATTTTTTCAATATCCCAAACAACATCAACGTAAAAGCCATGAGTGAAGAAGAGCGTGCCGCTTATGAAGCGCACCAAAAGCTTATGCGCGAAGAAAACGAAGCAAGATTGGCTAAAGAGGCGGCAGAGAAAGAAAAGCGCGTTAAAAATTTAAAATTCCGCCTTGCAAAGACAGCACCGGAGCTTTTACTAGCAAGGAAAAATAACTACGATCTGTTAAAAGATAAGATTGAGGACCTTTTCCCTGCATATTTTTCGCAGACTTTTGAGGCCTATTCAAAAGAGCTTTTAGGTTACGACATGGAGCAAAAAAGCTTTGTCGTCATCATAAGAGACGAAAAAGGCGAGCCTGTAAATTTTAAATATAGACAAAAATTCAGATGGGACAAAGAGGCTAAAACCCTTACAAGCGAGAGGATGCCCGGCAAGTGGATAGGCGAAGCTGACGCAAGCGCATATCCGTTTCCTATATCCTACTTTAAAGCGCATACCGACGATAGAGTTATCATCTGCGAAGGTGAAAAAGATGCGCTAAATTTGCTAAGTTTTGATGTAAACGTGCTTACTCTAGGTGGGGTTACGGCAAGTTTTGAACCTCACAAAGAGCTTTTAAGGGACAAACATGTCTATATATGGTTTGATCATGACGAGGCAGGATATAAAAACGCTATTAAGAAATTTTATGAGCTAAAAGATATTGCAAAAAGCGTGCAGATAGTTTTGTTTTACGCCATAGCAAAAAACCTACCGCACAACTACGACATAAGCGATTTTATAGCCTCAAATATGCCAAGGCTTGCCACAAACCCTATATTTGATCTTATCGCTTTTAGCTGTTTTAAACCTACAAATGCGATACTGGATGAAATTTGCGAATACTATCCGGAGGCAAGAAAAGAATTTGAAGCGTTTAAACAAAAGAAAATCGTTAAGTATTTTGATGAAGTTACAAACGAATTTTTAGCGCGCGATGAAAACGGAAACTATATCAACATCTTCCCGGTTAAAGGCGAACTTGACGATGAATATATCGATAGTGTTTTAGATAACGCAAAAGCTCTTAAAAAATCCATAGGCAGCGAAAGATACGAATGCTTTAAAAATGAGTATCTTAAAAATTTCCTTGTAACCGAGGTAGAAGAAGAGAGGTTTGATCGTTTTGCAAAGGCGTTTGATGAAGCCTTTAAAATATCCTCAACTCTTCGCAAGAACTACCACCAAACGCATATTATAGATATGGTGGCTAGTTTTGAAAGCTCTCTTTATAAGCTAGGCTATCACTTGGCCCAATATCAAAACGAGCTTTATTTTTGGACGGGAACACACTACGCGAGGCTAAATTTGACTACGCTTAGCAACTTCTTGCAAAACGTTTGGATGAATATAGCCTACGTAGATACTAAAAAACGTAGCGTAAATAATTCAAAAGAGATTATTGAAAACCTTGTAAACAAAGCCTATGTGCTAGATCATATAAAAAGAGACGAGCAAAGACGTATCATAAATTTATTAAACGGCACGATTTTTATAAGCAAAAACGGGCATATCACCTTTAAAACGCACCACGACATAAAAGACGGAGCACTAAACATACTTGAATTTAAATATGACAAAGACGCCAAGTGTCCTAAGTGGGATAAATTTTTAAAAGATGTTATGAGCGATGAAGACGACATCAAGACGCTAATGGAATTTATCGGTTATTGCTTTTTGCCAAGTCACGATTTTGAAAGCTTTTTGTTTTTATACGGTAAAAGCGGTGCCAACGGCAAGAGTGTTATACTTGATACTATTCGCAACTTCTTCGGAGAAGACAACGTGTCAAGTCTCCAGCTGCAACAATTTGAAGGACACCAGCTATATGGGCTTGCCAATAAGCTTATAAATATAGGTAGCGAGATCGATAAAAACGGAACCGACAAGGGGCAGATGGCCAACCTTAAAGCCCTAGTCTCTACAAAAGACTCCATCATGATCAACCCGAAAAACGAAAAACCGTTTAACCTAATGCCAAACGAAAAACCAAAGCTAGCCTTTGCCGGCAACGAAAAACCGCGCCAAGGCATAGACAACGGCGTATTTAGACGTATGGTTTTGATTAGTTTTGATAAAGAGGTAAAAGATAGCCAAAAGATAAGAGGTCTATCTGAGCGCTTTAACGACGAGATGGCGGGCATTTTTAACCTTGCTCTTAGCGGTCTTAAACGCCTTATCACTCAGGGCAAATTTACACGCTCTAAACGCATGTTGGCAGAGCTTGAAGAGTATAAAGATGAAGTAAATCCTATACGCGCTTTTGTTAGAGATGCGATTGTTGCAGATGAAAACTATATGGTGCCAAACAAGTATCTATATGGAGTTTATAAAAGCTTCATAGAGGAAAAAGGCGGCACACCGCTTAAAGAGAAAAACTTCTTTAGAGCTTTGCGCGATGAGTGTCTGATTAATAACATTGTCATAAGTGGCGGACAAAAGCGGCTGCAAAAGTGCTATGTCGGGCTTACGAACGATAGACCGTATTGCACTTTCGGTATTAAGCTTAATTCAAATTTAGACTTTGACACCGTGAATTTTGGCGGTCAAGCGGTTATGATTGAAAGCATGAGTATATACCAAGCAAACGGAGCAAAAGCAGATGTTTAG
- a CDS encoding helix-turn-helix domain-containing protein codes for MESLEAIFARIRAVLGIKTDKQMSEILDIPYATIGTWKDRKKIPKGKLFEIANRLEVTPEYLESGINIINGGNNQMGSSNTQNNYGYETNRGKEWDEFVKLFDEYGSKALLKNFIATLKDEKEKFEML; via the coding sequence ATGGAAAGTTTAGAAGCTATTTTTGCAAGGATAAGGGCTGTTTTAGGGATAAAGACGGATAAACAGATGTCTGAAATTTTAGATATCCCATATGCAACAATAGGAACTTGGAAAGATAGAAAAAAGATCCCTAAAGGTAAGCTATTTGAGATAGCTAACAGGCTTGAGGTAACGCCTGAGTATCTTGAAAGCGGCATAAATATCATAAACGGCGGAAATAACCAGATGGGAAGCTCAAATACTCAAAACAATTACGGCTACGAAACCAACAGAGGCAAAGAGTGGGATGAGTTTGTGAAGCTGTTTGACGAATACGGTAGCAAGGCGCTACTAAAAAATTTCATAGCAACACTTAAAGACGAAAAAGAGAAGTTTGAAATGTTATAG
- a CDS encoding STAS-like domain-containing protein, producing the protein MKEKIIYNFVKNFTDAPGPRYIILGDKSGEEFRESVLKKLLDEYDVIEIDGTGIKTSFNPSFLSEAFSPLYEKYGENEFFRRVKLFSTDNKKLEEKFKLFAKPVA; encoded by the coding sequence ATGAAAGAAAAAATAATATATAATTTTGTGAAAAATTTTACAGATGCACCTGGCCCTAGATATATAATCTTAGGGGACAAATCTGGTGAAGAGTTTAGGGAAAGTGTTTTGAAAAAACTTTTAGATGAGTATGATGTAATAGAAATAGACGGGACTGGCATAAAGACATCGTTTAACCCATCTTTTTTGTCAGAAGCTTTTTCGCCTTTATATGAAAAATATGGTGAGAATGAGTTTTTTAGAAGAGTAAAGCTATTTAGTACGGACAACAAAAAACTAGAAGAAAAATTTAAACTGTTCGCGAAACCGGTTGCTTAA
- a CDS encoding thermonuclease family protein — MLSLLPLFAFSGKVIKVADGDTITILNSQKQQIKVRLFGIDAPERKQAYGEKSRKFLAEMIAGKNVEVKEKGKDKYKRVLGIVYRSGQDINAQMVSNGYAWAFVKYSKDYVKLQEYAVSKKFGLWADKEPIAPWEWRKR; from the coding sequence ATGTTATCCCTTTTGCCTCTCTTCGCCTTTTCTGGTAAAGTTATCAAAGTAGCTGACGGCGATACTATTACTATATTAAACTCACAGAAACAACAAATAAAAGTAAGACTTTTTGGCATAGATGCGCCGGAGAGAAAGCAGGCGTATGGTGAGAAGTCAAGAAAATTTTTAGCTGAGATGATAGCCGGCAAAAATGTAGAAGTCAAAGAAAAAGGCAAAGATAAATATAAACGTGTTTTAGGGATAGTTTATCGTAGCGGACAAGACATAAACGCTCAAATGGTATCAAACGGCTATGCTTGGGCGTTTGTAAAATACTCAAAAGACTACGTAAAGCTCCAAGAATACGCAGTGTCAAAGAAATTTGGACTGTGGGCTGATAAAGAGCCTATCGCCCCGTGGGAGTGGAGAAAACGTTAA
- a CDS encoding type II toxin-antitoxin system RelE family toxin: MNKWSLEFEERAVKELKNLDKPIANFILAALEEFIINFSHDYEKELIKTGKIKHLKGSLSGLYRLRLRSFRIVYEKLEDRLIIYVLSAADRKDVYKKLNK, translated from the coding sequence ATGAATAAATGGTCACTAGAGTTTGAAGAAAGAGCAGTAAAAGAGCTTAAAAATTTAGACAAGCCTATTGCAAATTTTATTCTCGCAGCACTTGAGGAATTCATAATAAATTTTAGCCACGACTATGAAAAGGAACTCATAAAAACAGGCAAGATAAAACATCTTAAAGGCAGTCTGTCAGGTCTTTATAGACTTCGCCTTAGAAGTTTTAGAATAGTTTATGAAAAACTAGAAGATAGACTTATTATCTATGTCTTATCAGCCGCAGATCGTAAAGATGTATATAAAAAACTAAACAAATAA
- a CDS encoding portal protein — MSYDLELIKEAFDNLEEQKNRFLKCERIFKAKYKEDKKGRTTKLKAGDRSRSKLYIPLVKTTVFIIHAIFKTSFMSDRCPIEITRIGLRNESDLILQNALTVALKNRWAKKEHKIGLSKAVLSSLYLPLGIVSLFFDKQMNDIRTRFIPITDLAFDKRASDINDIEYVAYRWNQSVREVRQKLSSKFYKQKDKDLIFAYNSRASDRVKMEDLYEKSYENGEVRWNLKSYANGVLVREATFSRLPFHFGYCIEAMPSIALDERENENAVYGSCVPEIAAEIQEEYNIKRNQKIDITENQIDPPVAVNTSGDGSIAVSDLVQRKKVVRTQLGTGVRISDVIMPMPVPGTYQLSEEIAMLSKEYEIATGVNSVMTGQTSPSDRRAMGALQTVNAASSMRIESMLQTLLETMLQSYAQHFVELLYRYVSDEEFIKLTEDVEIISKIGTLNERKKLKLDFDVSVNFGTTIANEVKINQLNGLLGVLAQNRMNAPAITSQILKQILTLILGENAPIEEIDIAMQEMMAVASEQAMAEAGAPQEEVPPSEEEMEMMALMNGGV, encoded by the coding sequence ATGAGTTATGATCTTGAGCTTATAAAAGAAGCGTTTGATAATCTTGAAGAGCAAAAGAATAGATTTTTAAAGTGTGAAAGGATATTTAAGGCCAAATATAAAGAGGATAAAAAAGGCCGCACTACTAAACTAAAGGCAGGCGATCGTTCACGCTCAAAACTATATATACCGCTTGTAAAAACTACCGTATTTATCATCCACGCAATATTTAAAACCTCGTTTATGTCGGATCGTTGCCCGATAGAGATAACCAGAATCGGACTAAGAAATGAAAGCGATCTGATACTTCAAAACGCTCTTACAGTTGCGCTTAAAAACAGATGGGCGAAAAAAGAACACAAGATAGGGCTATCTAAGGCGGTGCTGTCGTCTTTGTATCTGCCGCTTGGGATTGTGAGTCTGTTTTTTGACAAGCAGATGAATGACATAAGAACCAGGTTTATACCAATAACTGATTTGGCATTTGATAAAAGAGCAAGCGATATAAATGACATAGAATACGTGGCTTACAGGTGGAATCAGTCGGTTAGGGAAGTAAGGCAAAAGTTAAGCAGCAAATTTTACAAGCAAAAAGACAAAGACTTGATATTCGCTTACAATTCAAGGGCTAGCGACAGAGTAAAGATGGAAGATCTTTATGAAAAAAGCTATGAAAACGGCGAAGTAAGGTGGAATTTAAAAAGCTATGCGAATGGCGTTCTTGTAAGAGAGGCTACGTTCTCGAGACTACCTTTTCACTTCGGATACTGCATAGAGGCGATGCCAAGCATTGCGCTTGATGAGCGTGAAAACGAAAACGCCGTATACGGTTCATGCGTGCCTGAAATTGCCGCTGAAATCCAAGAAGAATACAACATCAAAAGAAATCAAAAGATAGACATAACAGAAAATCAAATAGATCCGCCAGTAGCCGTTAATACAAGCGGAGACGGAAGTATCGCAGTAAGCGATCTGGTGCAGAGAAAAAAAGTCGTGAGAACGCAGCTTGGGACTGGAGTTAGAATAAGCGATGTGATAATGCCAATGCCTGTTCCCGGCACATATCAACTTAGTGAAGAGATAGCGATGCTAAGTAAAGAGTATGAGATAGCAACAGGTGTCAATAGCGTGATGACAGGGCAAACCAGCCCAAGCGATAGAAGAGCTATGGGCGCGCTTCAAACAGTTAATGCCGCAAGCTCGATGAGAATAGAATCAATGCTACAAACCCTGCTTGAAACAATGCTTCAAAGCTATGCTCAGCACTTTGTGGAGCTTTTATATAGATATGTAAGTGATGAAGAGTTTATAAAACTAACCGAAGATGTAGAGATAATCTCAAAAATCGGAACTCTAAACGAGCGCAAGAAACTAAAACTTGATTTTGATGTGAGTGTAAATTTTGGCACTACGATAGCAAATGAAGTAAAAATAAATCAACTTAACGGGCTTCTTGGTGTGCTTGCGCAAAACAGAATGAATGCTCCTGCAATAACTTCTCAAATTTTGAAACAAATTTTAACGTTAATCCTTGGTGAAAATGCACCAATAGAAGAGATAGATATAGCCATGCAAGAGATGATGGCTGTTGCCAGCGAGCAAGCTATGGCGGAGGCGGGCGCGCCACAAGAGGAAGTGCCACCAAGCGAAGAAGAGATGGAGATGATGGCGCTAATGAACGGAGGGGTGTGA
- a CDS encoding SU10 major capsid protein, with amino-acid sequence MGVAIRAGLVSTEEAFGKKGVMLENTIKKIGWAETPFLATISTAAPSDRSSNVALGHKWFYDQIPDGELDNAHVEGGAMAEIKKVSGGSLSNHFQIVKNAYGVTGSEDVGTNVDGSPSLAKQLEATSNIHKKTLEKILLSDQAAKARVNTPGSLSAGKCGGLKSFATSANSIDAGGAELEWKHILEILKIGYLNGAPYKILMLADKQTDRLNALLDSKTRATMDTNFLGTVVQSIKNTSYGSNIKILLNPFLAQNEIIVYRPEDIYKVNWRAMHTKDRVTTDDAIKKEIISEFTLRVCTPFAFCWLKNLKAS; translated from the coding sequence ATGGGAGTAGCAATTAGAGCAGGGCTAGTAAGCACTGAAGAGGCTTTTGGTAAAAAAGGCGTAATGCTTGAAAATACGATAAAGAAGATAGGCTGGGCTGAAACGCCGTTTTTGGCAACTATATCAACAGCTGCACCAAGTGATAGAAGTTCAAACGTAGCTTTGGGTCACAAGTGGTTTTATGATCAAATTCCTGACGGTGAGCTTGACAACGCTCACGTAGAGGGCGGAGCGATGGCAGAGATAAAAAAAGTTAGCGGCGGAAGTTTGTCAAATCACTTTCAGATAGTCAAAAACGCTTACGGAGTAACCGGAAGTGAGGACGTGGGAACAAATGTAGACGGTAGCCCTAGTCTTGCAAAGCAGCTTGAGGCAACTAGCAATATCCATAAAAAGACGCTAGAAAAAATATTGTTAAGCGATCAAGCAGCGAAGGCTAGAGTAAATACGCCGGGATCTTTATCTGCCGGAAAGTGCGGAGGGCTAAAAAGCTTTGCAACTTCTGCAAACAGTATAGACGCAGGCGGAGCCGAACTTGAGTGGAAGCATATATTAGAAATTTTAAAAATAGGTTACTTAAACGGAGCGCCGTATAAAATTCTGATGCTTGCAGATAAGCAGACAGACAGACTCAATGCTTTGCTCGACAGCAAAACAAGAGCGACTATGGATACAAATTTCTTAGGTACCGTCGTGCAGAGTATAAAAAACACAAGCTACGGATCTAATATAAAAATACTGCTAAACCCGTTCTTAGCGCAAAACGAGATCATAGTTTACCGCCCTGAAGACATATATAAGGTGAACTGGAGAGCTATGCATACAAAAGACAGAGTAACAACAGATGATGCTATCAAAAAAGAGATTATCAGTGAGTTTACGCTTAGAGTATGTACTCCTTTTGCGTTTTGTTGGTTAAAAAATTTAAAGGCTAGTTAA